The following are encoded in a window of Urocitellus parryii isolate mUroPar1 chromosome 7, mUroPar1.hap1, whole genome shotgun sequence genomic DNA:
- the LOC113182759 gene encoding Golgi SNAP receptor complex member 2, translating into MEPLYQQTHKQVHEIQSHMGRLETADKQSLHLVENEIQASIDQIFSHLERLEILSSKEPPNKRQNAKLRVDQLKYDVQHLQTALRNFQHRRYAREQQERQREELLSRTFTTNDSATTIPMDESLQFNSSLHNIHHGMDDLIGGGHSILEGLRAQRLTLKGTQKKILDIANMLGLSNTVMRLIEKRAFQDKYFMIGGMLLTCVVMFLVVQYLT; encoded by the coding sequence ATGGAGCCACTGTACCAACAAACGCACAAGCAGGTCCACGAGATCCAGTCTCACATGGGACGCCTGGAGACGGCAGACAAGCAGTCTCTGCACTTAGTAGAAAATGAAATCCAAGCAAGCATAGACCAGATATTCAGCCATCTAGAACGTCTGGAGATTTTGTCCAGCAAGGAACCCCCTAACAAAAGACAGAATGCCAAACTTCGAGTTGACCAGTTAAAGTATGATGTCCAGCACCTGCAGACTGCTCTCCGAAACTTCCAGCACCGACGCTATGCCAGGGAGCAGCAGGAGAGACAGCGAGAGGAGCTTCTGTCTCGTACCTTCACCACTAATGACTCTGCCACCACCATACCAATGGACGAATCACTGCAGTTTAACTCCTCCCTCCACAACATTCACCACGGCATGGATGACCTCATTGGAGGCGGGCACAGTATTCTGGAGGGACTGAGGGCCCAGAGACTGACCTTGAAGGGGACTCAGAAAAAGATCCTTGATATTGCCAACATGCTGGGCTTATCTAACACGGTGATGCGACTCATTGAGAAGAGGGCTTTCCAGGACAAGTACTTCATGATCGGCGGGATGCTGCTCACCTGTGTAGTCATGTTCCTCGTGGTGCAGTACCTGACTTGA